A single region of the Mechercharimyces sp. CAU 1602 genome encodes:
- the trmFO gene encoding FADH(2)-oxidizing methylenetetrahydrofolate--tRNA-(uracil(54)-C(5))-methyltransferase TrmFO, which produces MSIEQVTVVGAGLAGSEAAWQIASQGVRVRLYEMRPQKKTPAHRSGDFAELVCSNSLRSNVLTNAVGVLKEEMRKLDSLIMRCADQHAVPAGGALAVDREAFARQVTHDLHHHPLIEVVTEEMEQIPEGVTVIATGPLTSDALSAKIQEIAGGEHLYFYDAAAPIIETDSIDKDKVFIASRYDKGEAAYINCPMNEEEFHRFYEALVSAEVTPLKEFEKEIYFEGCMPIEVMAKRGAQTILFGPMKPVGLVDPRTGEQPHAVVQLRQDNQSGTLYNIVGFQTHLKWGDQKNVIRLIPGLENAEIVRYGVMHRNTFINSPKLLAPTYQLKDRDTLFFAGQMTGVEGYVESAAAGLIAGMNAGRRALGRELILFPQDTAMGSLAHYITTANPDNFQPMNANFGLFPPLGRKVKPKQERNKQYADRALASLTTMLEENM; this is translated from the coding sequence GTGTCAATCGAACAAGTAACTGTTGTGGGTGCGGGTTTGGCAGGAAGTGAAGCTGCTTGGCAAATCGCAAGCCAAGGTGTGCGAGTACGCCTATATGAAATGCGTCCACAAAAGAAAACACCGGCACACCGTTCAGGAGATTTTGCAGAGTTGGTGTGTAGCAACTCGTTAAGAAGCAATGTTTTAACGAATGCAGTAGGTGTTCTTAAAGAAGAGATGCGGAAATTGGATTCACTTATTATGCGCTGTGCAGACCAACATGCTGTCCCAGCCGGAGGGGCGTTAGCAGTCGATCGTGAAGCTTTTGCCCGGCAGGTGACACACGATTTACATCACCATCCGCTGATTGAAGTAGTGACGGAGGAGATGGAGCAGATCCCCGAAGGTGTGACCGTTATTGCGACCGGACCGCTTACATCTGATGCACTGTCTGCTAAAATACAAGAAATTGCTGGGGGAGAGCATCTTTATTTTTATGATGCAGCGGCACCTATTATAGAAACGGATAGCATTGATAAAGATAAAGTTTTTATCGCCTCTCGTTACGATAAGGGGGAAGCAGCTTATATAAACTGTCCGATGAATGAAGAAGAGTTTCATCGCTTCTATGAAGCCCTTGTTTCTGCTGAGGTGACACCACTTAAAGAATTTGAGAAAGAGATTTATTTTGAAGGCTGTATGCCTATTGAGGTGATGGCAAAGCGAGGGGCGCAAACGATCCTGTTTGGACCGATGAAACCAGTCGGATTGGTCGATCCTCGTACTGGTGAACAACCGCATGCTGTTGTACAATTACGCCAAGATAATCAATCAGGAACATTGTATAATATTGTTGGCTTTCAAACCCATCTTAAGTGGGGGGATCAGAAAAACGTGATTCGTCTGATTCCAGGTTTGGAGAATGCAGAGATCGTGCGTTATGGTGTGATGCACCGTAATACGTTTATCAACTCGCCCAAATTATTGGCACCTACGTATCAATTGAAGGATCGCGACACGCTTTTCTTTGCGGGGCAAATGACGGGTGTAGAAGGATATGTGGAATCAGCAGCAGCAGGCTTAATTGCTGGCATGAATGCAGGGCGACGGGCATTGGGAAGAGAATTGATTCTCTTTCCACAAGATACTGCGATGGGAAGTTTGGCACACTATATTACTACGGCCAATCCAGACAACTTTCAACCGATGAATGCTAATTTTGGTCTTTTTCCACCACTAGGACGGAAGGTGAAACCAAAGCAAGAACGTAATAAACAATATGCAGACAGAGCGCTTGCATCCTTAACCACAATGCTAGAAGAAAACATGTAG
- a CDS encoding TrkH family potassium uptake protein, translating to MSLRYRLKPIQVIALGYVLLSLISAFLLALPITHEAGRSLSFIDALFVAASAVSVTGLTVVNVSETFNLFGEIVLLFTIQLGGIGMMTLGAVIWLILGKKIGLRDRMLIQWDQNQITLSGLVALIQKILLIALLFEGIGALVLGTYFLRFYAWDTAYYYGIYHSITGFTHAGFDLFGNSLIDFRHDVVVNGTMMVLLFFGGIGFPVIIELFSYRLRRKLSLHSRFSLWIYCLLWGVGFLFFLAMEYNKSLAGEAWHHKIMMAMFQSLTTRSGGFSTLDISTLQLPTLLVFSFLMFIGASPSSSGGGIRTTTFGTVYLAVKSYAKGTSDVNVFGRMLDFYDVRKSFVVSVFGVALVTGAVTVLSITESFELRLLIFEAASAFGTCGLSVGIVDQFSSIGKGVLIVLMLTGRVGFGTILLLVQKQTHHCPPFRYPKERIIVG from the coding sequence TTGAGTTTACGCTATCGTTTAAAACCGATCCAGGTGATTGCGCTGGGTTATGTTCTCCTCTCCCTTATTTCCGCATTTCTCTTAGCATTGCCAATCACCCACGAAGCAGGGAGATCTCTTTCCTTTATTGATGCGCTCTTTGTTGCAGCTAGTGCGGTCAGTGTGACTGGGCTAACGGTGGTAAATGTGTCGGAAACGTTTAACCTATTTGGTGAAATCGTATTGCTGTTTACGATTCAACTGGGTGGGATCGGGATGATGACATTGGGAGCGGTAATTTGGTTGATATTAGGGAAGAAAATAGGTCTGCGTGATCGGATGTTGATTCAGTGGGATCAAAACCAGATTACGTTGTCCGGTCTGGTGGCATTAATCCAGAAGATCTTATTGATCGCTTTGCTTTTTGAGGGGATAGGTGCACTTGTATTAGGCACCTATTTCTTACGTTTTTATGCCTGGGATACGGCATATTACTACGGGATATATCACTCGATCACGGGTTTTACTCATGCTGGATTTGATCTATTTGGCAATAGTTTGATCGACTTTCGTCATGATGTGGTTGTAAATGGAACAATGATGGTTCTTCTCTTTTTTGGAGGAATTGGATTTCCTGTTATTATTGAGCTGTTTTCATATCGCTTGCGCCGGAAATTATCGCTTCACAGCCGCTTTTCCTTATGGATTTATTGTCTGTTATGGGGTGTAGGTTTCCTCTTCTTCCTGGCGATGGAATATAATAAGAGTTTGGCAGGTGAAGCGTGGCATCATAAGATTATGATGGCCATGTTTCAATCACTGACGACACGAAGTGGTGGATTTTCTACGTTAGACATCAGTACTTTGCAGTTACCGACCTTATTAGTCTTTTCATTTCTGATGTTTATCGGTGCTTCTCCTTCTAGTAGTGGTGGGGGGATACGTACAACTACCTTTGGAACCGTCTACTTGGCTGTCAAAAGTTATGCGAAGGGAACGTCCGATGTAAATGTGTTTGGGAGGATGCTGGACTTTTATGATGTGCGTAAATCCTTTGTGGTTTCCGTGTTTGGGGTTGCGCTGGTAACAGGAGCTGTAACAGTGCTCTCTATTACGGAATCCTTTGAGTTAAGACTCCTTATTTTTGAAGCAGCTTCCGCTTTTGGTACATGTGGTTTGTCTGTGGGAATCGTAGATCAGTTTAGTTCAATCGGAAAAGGTGTCCTGATCGTCCTCATGCTGACGGGACGAGTTGGCTTCGGTACGATTTTGTTATTGGTACAAAAGCAGACGCATCATTGCCCGCCATTCCGCTATCCAAAAGAACGGATTATAGTTGGATAA
- a CDS encoding YqeG family HAD IIIA-type phosphatase has translation MIPDLFAPSIYRIDYRALWQRGIRGLIFDLDNTLVETTRPDATPELLEWLHQLQEMGFHVVIVSNNNRTRVSQFAIPLQIPYIHRARKPLAPAFRQAMREMQTEREETAVVGDQLLTDVLGGNRLHLYTILVAPISEQDAFFTRFNRQMERHIFRWMHRRGLTRWEEKK, from the coding sequence ATGATTCCAGATCTATTTGCACCGTCCATTTATCGAATTGATTATCGGGCGTTGTGGCAAAGAGGGATTAGAGGGCTAATCTTTGATCTTGATAATACATTGGTCGAAACGACACGTCCTGATGCAACCCCAGAATTGTTGGAGTGGCTACATCAATTACAAGAGATGGGTTTTCATGTAGTGATTGTCTCTAATAATAATCGCACCCGTGTTTCGCAGTTTGCTATTCCGCTACAGATTCCTTATATCCATCGAGCGCGTAAACCTTTAGCTCCTGCCTTTCGACAGGCGATGCGCGAGATGCAGACTGAGAGGGAAGAGACGGCCGTAGTGGGAGATCAGTTGCTTACCGACGTGCTGGGAGGAAATCGCTTGCACTTATATACGATTTTAGTCGCTCCTATTTCGGAGCAAGATGCTTTTTTTACACGTTTCAATCGCCAGATGGAACGCCATATATTTCGTTGGATGCATCGGCGTGGCTTGACTAGATGGGAGGAAAAGAAGTGA
- the yqeH gene encoding ribosome biogenesis GTPase YqeH, producing the protein MGGKEVTHEGIRCEGCGALLQTSDSGAKGFAPESALKREHPVCKRCFRIRHYNDVAQIEQRPDDYLKILGGIRSTDSLVVQVVDLFDFAGSFISGIHRHIGDNPLLLIANKVDLFPKSIKHGTLKEWVQQAAKEWDVHAIDVLLISADKGIGINRAVEAMEKYREGRDIYVVGTTNTGKSTFINRLITHLSEETDEIITTSPYPGTTLDTIHIPLDDERELVDTPGIVRSDRMSEWVQPQDLRIITPQGEMRPRIFQLRAEQTLFWGGLARIDYVAGERQPFTCYVSNDLYIHRTKLENADALYRAHCGEMLSPPHDRDSLPPLKRHVIRISGTEKEDIVVPGLGWLTVKERASIHIWLPEGIPVLTRPAMI; encoded by the coding sequence ATGGGAGGAAAAGAAGTGACTCATGAAGGTATCCGCTGTGAAGGGTGTGGGGCGCTGCTGCAAACGAGTGATTCAGGAGCAAAGGGCTTTGCTCCTGAATCAGCGTTGAAGCGGGAACATCCTGTATGTAAGCGATGTTTTCGTATTCGCCATTATAACGATGTGGCACAGATTGAACAACGTCCTGACGATTATTTGAAAATCTTAGGTGGGATACGCTCTACGGATAGTTTAGTGGTGCAGGTGGTTGATCTGTTTGATTTTGCAGGCAGCTTTATCTCAGGAATACATCGTCATATTGGTGATAATCCACTTTTATTAATTGCGAATAAAGTAGACTTATTTCCTAAGTCGATCAAACATGGAACGTTGAAAGAATGGGTACAACAAGCAGCCAAAGAGTGGGATGTGCACGCCATTGATGTGCTCTTAATTAGTGCAGATAAAGGAATTGGCATTAATCGCGCAGTCGAAGCGATGGAAAAATATCGTGAAGGGCGCGATATTTATGTTGTGGGGACAACGAATACGGGTAAGTCTACATTTATCAATCGTCTCATCACTCATTTGAGTGAAGAGACTGATGAAATTATAACAACGTCACCCTATCCGGGAACCACGCTGGATACGATTCATATCCCGCTCGACGATGAACGGGAACTGGTGGACACTCCTGGAATAGTGAGAAGTGATCGCATGAGTGAATGGGTTCAGCCACAAGATTTGCGCATCATCACACCTCAGGGGGAGATGCGGCCCCGTATTTTTCAGCTTCGTGCGGAGCAAACGCTTTTTTGGGGTGGCTTGGCTCGTATTGACTATGTAGCAGGGGAGCGTCAACCATTTACCTGTTACGTCTCCAATGATCTATATATTCACCGCACCAAGCTGGAAAATGCCGATGCACTATATCGGGCCCACTGTGGTGAAATGTTGTCTCCTCCGCATGATCGGGACTCGCTTCCACCGTTAAAACGGCATGTTATTCGGATTAGTGGTACAGAGAAGGAGGATATCGTCGTTCCTGGATTGGGATGGCTTACTGTGAAGGAGCGAGCATCGATTCATATTTGGCTTCCAGAAGGGATTCCAGTCTTAACACGTCCAGCTATGATTTGA
- the aroE gene encoding shikimate dehydrogenase, producing MLKEHLWSNREDITAETRLVALLGHPVRHSHSPLMMNHAFRMQGLNYRYLAFDVAPAELEGAVHGLKSLGAVGWNVTIPHKVAMCSWMDELDETAACMGAVNTVVCRNGKWIGYNTDGEGYVRSLVAKTGISLKGQRVLILGAGGAARAVAHALASYGIEAITIVNRTRAKAEELLDSLSAQHPSAPFLSIKSTQELQRLGLSEYTLLVQTTSVGMVPHSDQSPIDPALLHDRLVVSDLIYKPHTTPLLQAAKLKGARLHHGIGMLIHQAALAYHLWTGKEAPLIEMEKVVLES from the coding sequence ATGTTGAAAGAGCACCTGTGGAGTAATCGAGAAGACATTACGGCAGAAACGAGGTTGGTCGCTCTTTTGGGTCACCCGGTGCGTCATTCCCACTCTCCTCTCATGATGAATCATGCTTTTCGTATGCAGGGCTTAAACTACCGTTATCTTGCATTTGATGTTGCACCGGCCGAGTTAGAAGGAGCGGTTCATGGGTTAAAAAGCTTAGGCGCAGTAGGATGGAATGTCACTATACCACATAAAGTAGCTATGTGTTCATGGATGGATGAACTGGATGAGACGGCAGCGTGTATGGGAGCGGTTAACACGGTGGTGTGTCGAAATGGCAAGTGGATCGGTTATAACACAGATGGTGAGGGATATGTGCGCTCACTTGTTGCAAAGACAGGGATCTCCCTTAAGGGTCAACGAGTCTTGATCCTGGGGGCTGGTGGTGCCGCTCGTGCAGTGGCACATGCGCTTGCATCCTACGGGATAGAGGCAATTACGATTGTAAATCGGACGAGAGCTAAGGCGGAAGAACTGCTGGATTCTCTTAGTGCACAACATCCGTCGGCACCGTTTTTATCCATCAAGTCTACACAAGAATTACAGCGGCTGGGACTGAGTGAGTATACTCTCTTAGTACAGACGACATCGGTAGGGATGGTTCCTCATAGCGATCAATCCCCTATAGATCCTGCTCTTCTCCATGATCGACTGGTGGTGAGCGACTTGATTTATAAACCCCATACCACTCCTTTGTTACAGGCGGCTAAACTAAAAGGTGCTCGTCTTCATCATGGTATAGGCATGTTGATTCATCAGGCTGCGTTGGCATACCACTTATGGACTGGAAAAGAGGCACCCTTAATAGAGATGGAAAAAGTGGTGTTGGAGTCATGA
- a CDS encoding nicotinate-nucleotide adenylyltransferase encodes MKIGLFGGTFDPIHIGHLIIADQTRQQMGLDEIWLIPAGDPPHKKEQEVTPAWHRLRMVELATQDHPSLYVKAIEVEQAGRSYTVRTVEALTKLYPHHEFFLMVGADMVNDLSSWYKIKDIIQVVHILGIDRAGVTMDEENMPSWIREKFTRVPLDVSVHLSSTYLRNQIKRGRSLQYLTPVGVRLYVEEHKLYET; translated from the coding sequence ATGAAGATTGGATTATTTGGTGGGACATTTGATCCTATCCACATAGGTCATCTCATCATTGCGGACCAAACTCGTCAACAAATGGGATTGGACGAAATATGGCTCATTCCTGCTGGTGATCCCCCTCATAAGAAAGAGCAAGAGGTGACGCCAGCATGGCATCGCTTGCGCATGGTAGAACTGGCTACCCAAGATCATCCATCTTTGTATGTGAAGGCGATAGAGGTGGAGCAAGCGGGGCGTTCCTATACAGTCAGAACGGTAGAAGCGCTGACCAAGCTGTATCCCCATCATGAGTTTTTTTTAATGGTGGGTGCAGATATGGTTAATGACTTGTCATCTTGGTACAAAATAAAAGATATCATTCAAGTGGTTCACATATTGGGGATTGATCGTGCAGGGGTAACGATGGATGAAGAAAATATGCCGTCGTGGATTCGCGAAAAATTTACTCGTGTGCCGCTGGATGTTTCTGTTCATCTTTCTTCTACCTATCTGCGCAATCAAATTAAACGGGGGCGTTCTCTCCAATACTTGACCCCTGTCGGAGTCAGATTGTATGTAGAGGAGCATAAACTATATGAGACGTGA
- the yqeK gene encoding bis(5'-nucleosyl)-tetraphosphatase (symmetrical) YqeK yields MRRENWHKIVEAALPPARWQHTVRVQETAVKLAKKIGIESEYAIQAALLHDYCKYWSRKELATWITRCHLPVELLQFHKELWHGPVGAEVAREQFGVEEVDVLNAIRYHTSGRPGMSLLEKVIFLADYIEPGRRFPGVEEVRVQAEGSLDLAVMSALRNTVQFLLQQQQKVYPLTLLAYNDLYDQLSEDERKNCKEESH; encoded by the coding sequence ATGAGACGTGAAAATTGGCACAAGATAGTAGAGGCGGCGTTGCCCCCCGCCCGCTGGCAACACACAGTGCGAGTACAGGAAACGGCAGTAAAGTTGGCGAAGAAAATAGGAATTGAATCCGAATATGCAATTCAGGCGGCATTGCTTCATGACTACTGCAAGTATTGGTCGCGTAAAGAGCTTGCTACATGGATTACTCGATGTCATCTGCCGGTAGAATTACTCCAATTTCATAAAGAACTGTGGCATGGTCCTGTTGGAGCCGAGGTGGCACGGGAACAATTTGGTGTAGAGGAAGTCGATGTTCTTAATGCCATCCGTTATCACACCTCGGGACGTCCTGGGATGTCGCTTTTGGAAAAAGTGATATTCTTAGCAGACTATATCGAACCCGGTCGTCGCTTTCCTGGAGTCGAAGAGGTGCGTGTGCAAGCTGAGGGCAGTTTAGACCTAGCGGTGATGTCGGCGCTTCGAAACACGGTCCAATTTTTACTGCAGCAACAACAAAAGGTGTACCCGTTGACGCTACTAGCGTATAATGATCTCTATGATCAACTGAGCGAGGATGAAAGAAAAAATTGTAAGGAGGAATCTCATTGA
- the rsfS gene encoding ribosome silencing factor → MSLNLVELAKKVAAAAEEKKAQRVTIMDIRGLSVVADYFVICQGNSETQVQAIATAIKKYAQEENILFKGIEGYDQARWVLIDLGDVVVHVFHKDERDFYGLERLWGDAQHVQVQ, encoded by the coding sequence ATCTCATTGAATCTAGTGGAATTAGCAAAAAAGGTGGCCGCAGCTGCCGAGGAGAAAAAAGCTCAGCGTGTTACCATCATGGATATTCGTGGGTTGTCAGTCGTCGCCGATTACTTTGTCATCTGTCAGGGAAATTCGGAAACCCAAGTGCAGGCGATTGCAACTGCGATAAAGAAATACGCGCAGGAGGAGAACATCTTGTTCAAAGGAATCGAAGGGTATGACCAAGCGCGGTGGGTGCTGATCGATCTCGGTGATGTCGTGGTTCATGTTTTCCACAAAGATGAGCGGGATTTCTATGGTTTGGAACGACTGTGGGGAGATGCCCAACACGTTCAAGTACAGTAA
- the leuS gene encoding leucine--tRNA ligase — MQKYQANEIEPKWQQAWAEHKVDRTDDEAVKPKYYALEQFPYPSGEGLHMGHVRVYSIGDVVARFKRMRGYEVLHPMGADAFGLPAENAAIKRGVDPGEWTRANMEKIKREQKLLGVSYDWDRYVGTCEPDYYRFTQWLFLLFYERGLAYRKKAAVNWCPTCSTVLANEQVENGLCWRCDSEVTKKELEQWFLRITEYADGLLEGLDRLPKWPERIKSMQRNWIGRSEGAMVDFFLPQLQTSISVFTTRPDTLYGSSYVVLAPEHPELKALIAGKPNEEQILSFVEEMKRATDIERTSGDNDKVGYDTGAVAVHPLTGAEIPVWVANYVLGDYGTGAVMGVPAHDERDYQFAHKYGLPIRQVIQPRTEEEIEGAYTASGTLINSGSFNGLDSDQAITAISEHLQEQGKGGPHTDYRLRDWLVSRQRYWGCPIPFVYCDACGTVPVPKEELPVMLPQDVVFDGKSNPLATSASFVETRCPSCNGKARRETDTMDTFMDSSWYFLRYTDPHNDQLPFDPAKANRWMGVDQYIGGIEHAVLHLLYSRFFMKVLYDAGMVGADEPFKSLLPQGMVNKDGAKMSKSKGNVVGPLEIIERYGADTARLFILFAAPPERDMEWSDAGVEGSYRFINRVWRMVEQHHSLFQGTRSHPVLTDKAAQSLHRLTHQSIKKVTDDIEERDQYNTAVSAIMELVNAIYLYPEEADRGTLADAIESTLLLLAPFVPHVTEEMWSRLGHTTSIHKESWPSFDPTALVQNEVELAVQVNGKVRSKVVVAKEASQEEIEKRVLADERVQAQVEHKTIRKVIVIPGKLVNIVAK; from the coding sequence ATGCAGAAGTATCAAGCAAATGAAATCGAACCTAAATGGCAACAAGCATGGGCCGAGCACAAAGTGGACCGCACCGATGATGAGGCGGTAAAACCAAAGTATTATGCATTAGAGCAGTTCCCATATCCATCTGGAGAAGGACTACATATGGGGCATGTGCGCGTCTATTCTATTGGAGATGTGGTTGCTCGTTTCAAACGAATGCGGGGCTATGAAGTTCTTCATCCGATGGGAGCAGATGCGTTTGGGTTGCCGGCGGAAAATGCAGCTATTAAGCGTGGTGTTGATCCAGGTGAGTGGACTCGTGCCAATATGGAGAAGATTAAGCGGGAGCAGAAACTTCTAGGAGTATCTTACGACTGGGATCGTTATGTGGGGACATGCGAGCCGGATTATTACCGTTTTACTCAATGGTTGTTTCTCCTGTTTTATGAGCGTGGATTAGCCTATCGTAAAAAAGCGGCGGTAAACTGGTGTCCTACCTGTAGTACGGTCTTAGCCAACGAACAGGTGGAGAACGGCCTGTGTTGGCGTTGCGATAGCGAAGTGACGAAGAAAGAATTGGAGCAGTGGTTCCTGCGGATTACAGAGTATGCAGATGGGTTATTGGAGGGGTTAGATCGACTGCCCAAATGGCCGGAGCGCATCAAGAGCATGCAACGAAATTGGATCGGGAGAAGTGAAGGTGCGATGGTCGACTTCTTCCTGCCGCAATTACAAACGTCCATTTCAGTCTTTACCACCCGTCCAGATACGTTATACGGCTCCTCCTATGTGGTACTTGCACCTGAGCACCCTGAGCTAAAGGCACTGATTGCGGGTAAACCAAACGAAGAACAAATCCTCTCTTTTGTAGAAGAGATGAAGCGGGCGACTGATATTGAACGGACATCAGGCGATAATGATAAAGTGGGGTATGATACAGGGGCAGTGGCGGTTCACCCGCTCACAGGGGCGGAAATTCCAGTCTGGGTGGCCAATTATGTCTTAGGCGACTATGGTACCGGTGCTGTGATGGGAGTTCCGGCACATGATGAGCGTGACTATCAATTTGCTCATAAGTATGGACTCCCGATCCGACAAGTGATTCAGCCAAGAACAGAGGAGGAGATAGAGGGAGCATACACAGCGAGTGGCACGTTAATCAACTCAGGAAGCTTCAATGGATTAGACAGTGATCAAGCGATTACTGCTATCTCTGAGCACCTGCAAGAGCAAGGAAAAGGCGGCCCGCATACCGATTACCGCTTGCGTGACTGGTTGGTATCACGCCAACGGTATTGGGGTTGTCCCATTCCATTTGTCTATTGTGATGCTTGTGGTACGGTGCCCGTTCCGAAAGAAGAGCTACCTGTTATGTTGCCCCAAGATGTGGTGTTTGATGGCAAGAGCAACCCATTAGCCACTTCAGCTTCTTTTGTGGAGACCCGTTGTCCAAGTTGTAATGGTAAAGCGCGGCGGGAAACCGATACGATGGATACCTTTATGGATTCATCATGGTATTTCCTACGCTATACCGATCCACATAATGATCAACTTCCATTCGATCCAGCAAAAGCGAATCGTTGGATGGGGGTCGATCAATATATTGGTGGGATCGAACATGCTGTGTTGCATCTTCTCTACTCGCGCTTCTTTATGAAAGTACTGTATGATGCAGGAATGGTGGGAGCAGACGAACCGTTTAAAAGTTTATTGCCACAGGGAATGGTGAACAAAGACGGGGCCAAAATGTCTAAATCAAAGGGCAATGTTGTCGGTCCATTGGAGATTATTGAACGTTATGGTGCAGATACCGCCCGTCTCTTCATCTTATTCGCAGCTCCTCCTGAGCGGGATATGGAATGGAGCGATGCGGGTGTAGAGGGAAGCTATCGCTTTATAAATCGGGTATGGCGGATGGTGGAGCAGCATCATTCTCTCTTCCAGGGGACTCGCTCGCATCCTGTACTGACAGATAAAGCTGCTCAGTCTTTACACCGCTTAACGCATCAGTCGATCAAAAAGGTGACGGATGATATCGAAGAGCGTGATCAGTATAACACTGCGGTTAGTGCCATTATGGAATTGGTAAACGCCATCTACCTCTATCCTGAAGAGGCGGATCGAGGGACATTGGCAGATGCAATTGAAAGCACGTTGCTGTTGCTCGCACCATTTGTGCCTCATGTTACAGAGGAGATGTGGAGTAGACTGGGGCATACCACCAGTATTCATAAAGAGAGCTGGCCTTCTTTTGACCCTACAGCCTTGGTTCAAAATGAAGTGGAATTAGCAGTGCAAGTGAATGGAAAAGTGAGAAGTAAAGTAGTCGTTGCTAAAGAGGCGAGTCAGGAAGAGATCGAAAAGAGGGTTCTCGCCGATGAGCGGGTGCAAGCACAAGTGGAACATAAAACGATTCGCAAAGTAATTGTCATCCCGGGTAAGTTGGTTAATATTGTAGCGAAGTGA
- the comER gene encoding late competence protein ComER yields MNIGFIGTGSMGTMLVESFIEAEALQPSEIMVYNRTPAKAHKLVEAHPGIQMASSNAQISQQCPCLFLCIKPKEYRTVIEEIHSYIQPAQMVISITSPVLIEDLEKYLRAKIAKVIPSITHAGLSGASLYIPGTRLTEADEIFLHNLMSKISTPLPVDENYTRIASDLASCAPAFISNIFQQLIEAAVKETGLPREVATPLVIHMASGVGTLLAQGKFSLKGLEKRVAVPGGITKEGLKRLESQFVPVFRDLFHITHKKYGQDISEVKAMFEKMHVEQ; encoded by the coding sequence ATGAATATAGGGTTTATTGGGACGGGAAGCATGGGAACAATGTTAGTTGAATCCTTCATTGAAGCAGAAGCCCTCCAACCGTCCGAAATCATGGTATATAATCGGACTCCAGCAAAAGCACACAAATTAGTGGAAGCACATCCAGGTATTCAGATGGCCAGTAGTAACGCACAAATATCTCAACAATGTCCTTGTCTATTTCTCTGCATCAAACCAAAAGAATATCGAACTGTGATTGAAGAAATTCATTCCTACATCCAACCTGCACAAATGGTGATCTCCATTACCAGTCCTGTATTAATAGAAGATTTAGAAAAATATTTGAGGGCAAAAATCGCTAAAGTAATTCCAAGCATTACACATGCAGGTTTAAGTGGAGCATCGCTTTATATTCCGGGCACACGCTTAACGGAGGCAGATGAGATCTTTTTACACAATCTCATGTCTAAAATTAGCACTCCGCTGCCAGTAGATGAAAATTATACGCGTATCGCTTCAGACCTGGCTTCATGTGCACCCGCCTTCATTTCTAATATCTTTCAGCAGTTGATTGAAGCCGCCGTCAAAGAAACCGGACTGCCACGCGAAGTGGCTACTCCGCTCGTCATTCATATGGCATCCGGTGTGGGGACACTGTTAGCACAGGGGAAATTTTCACTTAAAGGCTTGGAGAAGCGCGTCGCCGTCCCTGGCGGGATTACAAAAGAGGGATTGAAACGCTTAGAATCTCAGTTTGTTCCTGTTTTTCGTGATCTCTTTCACATCACTCATAAGAAATATGGTCAAGATATATCGGAAGTAAAAGCAATGTTTGAAAAAATGCACGTTGAACAGTAA
- a CDS encoding helix-hairpin-helix domain-containing protein, translated as MLPGEWTPRERWMAGTIGLLIIVIAGLVIYVGWFEDGQKEDAPEYLPIAQSAEVKEKVDTPEVTEEKSTVVIDVKGAVKHPGVLQLENDARVEDAIAKAGGLSSGADISRINRAQPLTDGMVVYIPTEGEELPTSYSQQAGKEGSAEGDKVNLNRASADELERIPGIGPTKAAAIIAYRSEHGLFSTIDEIKEVSGIGEKTVEQIRPYITVP; from the coding sequence ATGCTACCAGGTGAGTGGACTCCGAGGGAACGATGGATGGCAGGTACCATCGGGTTATTGATTATAGTGATAGCAGGCTTAGTCATATATGTTGGATGGTTTGAAGATGGCCAGAAAGAGGATGCACCAGAATACCTCCCGATTGCTCAATCTGCTGAAGTAAAAGAGAAAGTGGACACACCGGAAGTAACTGAGGAAAAATCGACGGTGGTAATAGATGTGAAAGGAGCGGTGAAACATCCAGGAGTGCTTCAGTTAGAAAATGATGCCCGTGTAGAAGATGCCATCGCTAAAGCAGGTGGACTTTCTTCGGGAGCAGATATTTCCCGCATCAACCGAGCCCAGCCACTTACAGATGGGATGGTAGTATATATTCCAACGGAAGGAGAAGAGCTTCCCACCTCGTATTCTCAACAAGCGGGGAAAGAAGGAAGTGCAGAGGGTGACAAAGTAAATCTAAATCGTGCCAGTGCAGATGAGTTAGAGCGAATTCCGGGAATTGGGCCGACGAAAGCAGCAGCCATCATTGCTTATCGCAGTGAACATGGTTTGTTTTCCACGATAGATGAGATAAAGGAAGTCAGCGGAATTGGTGAGAAAACAGTGGAGCAAATTCGTCCCTACATTACTGTCCCGTGA